A single window of Toxoplasma gondii ME49 chromosome Ib, whole genome shotgun sequence DNA harbors:
- the SANT gene encoding SWI2/SNF2 ISWI-like SANT (encoded by transcript TGME49_321440~Gene product name based on ToxoDB Community Expert Annotation.), with amino-acid sequence MEVEPEGDVEAGGPVETHASDFPGKDGTCAQVSSVSSSPCGHLDAAALRNGHSVFTPGSNAVLSSQFPSSPPSSSPSSSPSSPSASCLGTREKSDSRSLTSGHLNGSAADAESPGTRGGDSAVSRDGREDSMGKLQMLLEYGESYLLSLCHHSRKQEATRQFSASREAVESGAASGLGPCGEKAVGSGPSRRSRRVVSSDEEDGPDFEEGKSGEDARRARKRRRGPEEGSPYLEEEFRSRPVITRLSTHPSILRCPPKPYQLEGLNWLIQLHERGMNGILADEMGLGKTYQTISLLAFLKEGKGVDGPHLVLAPKSTIGNWMTEFRKFCPSINAVRVLGDKETRRRTLAHIVSRTQASSFPFSFPGEKTLRSESSPESEEEKSDDETQKDLKGAERPDEDGEEGAKEEKEEDDGVLPDRVDVVVTSFEMCILERAQFLKVDWEYIIIDEAHRIKNESSKLAQTARLFNTKHRLLLTGTPLQNNLRELWALLNFLFPSLFSSSAEFEHLFDLTGTGEAGSEMTAEEREERNMKIVTRLHRILRPFMLRRVKKEVLKEMPPKKELLLVVPLSAMQKQLYKDLLTKNVAALQGAEGAGRTQLLNLAMQLRKACNHPYLFDGYESEHADPFGEHVIENAGKLRFCDRLLRRLIQENRRCLIFTQMTKMIDILEDYCRIRLFKYCRIDGNTSGDERDRQIEAFNAPGSDIPIFLLSTRAGGLGINLATADTVILYDSDWNPQVDLQAMDRVHRIGQKSAVNVYRLVHEHTIEQKIIERAMLKLQLDTAIIQQGRLSDQQNQQKQLSKNELMTMVQFGADHIFKSGAGEDVTEEELEAILARGQERTDAMNEKLQAHVKKSLLDFTINSAPSSSLYEYDGIDYTDQQRKADREAWASLAVQTLEAQNERESRRRIRMQKEQEMQLQQSAEQRKVKHVPRAVRLPAMQEWQFYDRRRIEELHAVELMYYRNQGTTRAPTDEEREEKQRLLREGFGSWGKRDFIQFVKGNEMYGRHDIARIATEVDGKSVEEVAAYSRVFWSRYPEIQGWEKWIRRIEEGEAVINKRRELEQVIVRRQQQCEVPWRRLLIPYGGAAKSRSIFTEQEDRWILNMTTLLGYGNWDKMRDLLLRDTQWRLDWFVRSRTAGDVGKRAEALVRLLKKEEGERFTRGRRRLDLPDTRPTVSAPVASAPVAGVSPAAGGAPGTAAQSGGDSGAGVSSGETPGSVPFLGLGTNAGAERPASGRAKRLRSTAWAAA; translated from the exons ATGGAAGTCGAACCGGAGGGAGATGTTGAGGCCGGAGGGCCTgtggagacgcatgcatccgaTTTTCCTGGAAAGGACGGCACCTGCGCACaagtctcttctgtctcctcgtctccctgtGGTCACCTCGACGCAGCCGCTCTTCGCAACGGTCACTCTGTCTTCACTCCTGGGAGCAACgctgtcctctcttcgcagtttccgtcctctcctccttcgtcttctccttcgtcttctccttcttctccctccgctTCTTGTCTggggacgagagaaaaaagtgacTCTCGGAGTTTGACTTCCGGGCATCTCAACGGTTCCGCGGCCGACGCGGAGAGTCCTGGAACGCGCGGCGGCGACAGCGCGGTCTCCAGAGACGGGCGGGAAGATTCGATGGGGAAGTTGCAGATGCTTCTCGAGTACGGTGAGAGTtacttgctttctctctgccacCACAGCCGAAAGCAGGAGGCGACTCGCCAGTTTTCGGCCTCCAGAGAGGCTGTCGAGAGCGGCGCTGCGTCTGGCCTCGGACCGTGCGGCGAGAAGGCTGTGGGGTCGGGACCTTCGCGGCGTTCGCGCCGAGTCGTCTCCtcggacgaggaagacggccCAGACTTCGAGGAAGgcaaaagtggagaagatgCGCGGCGAGCTCGAAAGCGACGTCGAGGCCCAGAAGAGGGATCGCCGTACTTGGAGGAGGAGTTCAGGAGCCGCCCGGTCATCacgcgtctctccacgcATCCGTCGATTCTCAGGTGTCCACCGAAGCCGTACCAACTCGAGGGTCTCAACTGGCTCATTCAACTCCACGAACGCGGCATGAACGGAATCCTGGCGGACGAAATGGGTCTCGGAAAAACGTATCAAAcgatctctctcctcgccttcttgaAGGAGGGAAAGGGAGTCGACGGACCGCACCTCGTTCTCGCTCCCAAGAGCACCATCG GCAACTGGATGACAGAGTTCCGCAAGTTCTGTCCGTCCATCAACGCCGTGAGGGTGCTGGGGGACAAGGAGACGCGCCGCCGAACGTTGGCGCACATCGTCTCTCGGACGCaagcttcttcgtttcctttctcctttcctggcgagaagacgctgcGGTCGGAGTCGTCTccggagagcgaagaagagaagagcgacgacgaaacgcagaaggaCTTGAAGGGCGCCGAGAGACCGGACgaggatggagaagaaggcgcgaaagaggagaaggaagaagacgacggagtTCTGCCGGACCGCGTCGACGTGGTTGTCACCTCGTTCGAAATGTGCATCCTCGAACGCGCGCAGTTCCTCAAAGTCGACTGGGAGTACATCATCATCGACGAAGCTCACAGGATCAAAAACGAGAGTTCGAAACTCGCGCAAACTGCCCGGCTCTTCAACACAAAGCACCGACTCCTCCTTACTGGCACCCCTCTCCAG AACAACTTGCGGGAGTTGTGGGCGCTGCTGAatttcctctttccctcGCTGTTCTCGTCCTCGGCGGAGTTCGAACATCTCTTCGACTTGACAGGGACAGGCGAAGCGGGCTCGGAGATGACTGcggaggagcgagaagaaagaaataTGAAAATCGTCACGAGGCTCCACCGCATTTTGCGACCTTTCATGCTGCGTCgtgtgaagaaagaagttCTCAAGGAAATGCCACCGAAAAAGGAACTCCTCCTCGTTGTCCCCCTTTCAG ctatgcagaagcagctgtACAAAGATCTGCTGACGAAGAATGTGGCGGCGCTTCAGGGCGCAGAGGGCGCGGGTCGCACGCAGCTCCTCAACTTGGCTATGCAGCTGCGCAAAGCTTGCAACCATCCTTACCTCTTCGACG GCTACGAATCGGAGCATGCAGATCCGTTTGGAGAGCATGTGATTGAGAACGCAGGGAAGCTGCGTTTTTGCGACCGTCTGCTGCGGCGGTTGATTCAGGAGAATCGACGCTGTCTGATTTTCACGCAGATGACGAAGATGATCGACATTCTCGAAGACTACTGTCGCATTCGTCTCTTTAAGTACTGCCGGATCGACGGGAATACTTccggcgacgagagagacagacaaatcGAGGCGTTCAACGCACCAGGAAGCGACATCCccatttttcttctctccactcgagCGGGAGGCCTCGGCATCAATCTGGCGACTGCGGACACCGTCATTCTCTACGACTCGGACTGGAACCCTCAGGTCGACCTGCAGGCCATGGACCGCGTCCATCGAATCG GTCAAAAGAGCGCAGTGAATGTATATCGCCTGGTGCATGAGCACACGATCGAGCAGAAAATCATCGAACGAGCGATGCTCAAGCTGCAGCTGGACACGGCGATCATCCAGCAGGGACGTTTGAGCGACCAGCAGAATCAACAAAAGCAACTCTCGAAGAACGAGCTCATGACGATGGTTCAGTTCGGCGCGGATCACATCTTCAAGTCGGGGGCAGGAGAAGACGTCACAGAAGAGGAACTCGAAGCCATTCTTGCGAG aggcCAGGAGCGAACGGATGCGATGAACGAGAAGCTGCAGGCACATGTGAAGAAGAGCTTGCTGGACTTCACAATCAActctgcgccttcgtcgAGTCTGTACGAATACGACGGGATAGACTATACGGACCAGCAGCGGAAGGCAGACCGCGAGGCCTGGGCCTCTTtggctgtacagacactcgagGCGCAGAACGAGCGCGAAAGCAGGCGAAGgattcgcatgcagaaagaacaagaaatgcagctgcagcagagcgccgaacagagaaaagtcAAGCATGTCCCGAGAGCGGTCCGTCTCCCGGCAATGCAG GAGTGGCAGTTCTACGACCGACGCCGAATTgaagaactgcatgcggtcGAGTTGATGTACTACCGGAATCAGGGAACGACGCGGGCGCCGACGgatgaggaaagagaagaaaagcagcgaCTTCTCAGAGAAGGTTTCGGAAGTTGGGGCAAACGAGACTTCATCCAGTTCGTCAA aggaaacgaaatgTACGGTCGACATGACATTGCGCGAATTGCGACGGAAGTGGACGGCAAGAGCGTGGAAGAGGTGGCGGCTTATTCTCGAGTTTTTTGGAGTCGCTACCCTGAGATTCAGGGCTGGGAAAAATGGATCCGACGCatcgaagaaggagaagcagtcATCAACAAACGAAGAGAACTCGAACAG GTGATTGTTCGGCGCCAGCAGCAGTGCGAGGTTCCTTGGCGGCGGCTGTTGATTCCCTACGGCGGAGCTGCGAAGAGTCGCAGCATTTTCACTGAGCAGGAAGACCGGTGGATTCTTAACATGACAACTCTCCTAG GTTACGGGAACTGGGACAAGATGCGAGATCTGTTGCTGAGAGACACGCAGTGGAGACTTGACTGGTTCGTCCGCTCCAGAACCGCTGGCGACGTCGGCAAGAGGGCAGAGGCTCTCGTCAGACTcttgaagaaagaagag ggcGAACGTTTCACTCGAGGGCGAAGGCGCTTGGATCTCCCCGATACGCGACCAACTGTGTCTGCCCCCGTCGCCTCAGCGCCCGTTGCCGGCGTGTCTCCGGCGGCCGGCGGAGCCCCAGGCACCGCGGCGCAAagcggcggagacagtggagcGGGTGTCTCGTCTGGGGAGACGCCGGGATCCGTTCCGTTTTTAGGTTTAGGGACTAACGCCGGGGCAGAGAGGCCCGCGAGCGGTCGAGCCAAGCGTCTTCGCAGCACAGCCTGGGCTGCAGCCTGa
- a CDS encoding hypothetical protein (encoded by transcript TGME49_321430): MADSGAAGAVHTAPSSLTLAGEERVLPASSDGRFETQGESAAFFEAAQSIIRLAATGSAAPADISLPWPPPAYACPLRTATEILASGVSRHLESCPLPVGCRAVDHHLNGGVPRGMLVEISGKAGCGKTQFALSLVAETLLRSGQPEESRCSAQSDEALAPRSKDAPFNAFSENSATDPTELQTEADKPTAAFYIHTEGGFPVQRLHEIMSARRVRHECGFDSTVPAAKALMQRVFMEEVSTEEELWVTLTRRLPRLFLSYRVALIVIDSIAAVFRLPASRTDGVQDLKGSDAKHKVSGLVDRATKLMRIGAILRRFAASHGACCLVLNQVSDVTDEEDNLDLNVTHSSHATAYERSGTDPEVRPRCEATSPRWEWRSVATGIDGELVWSSRQMAPRRLLFGGEDPRVRPALGCTWSNCVDCRMMIHRMEQRYMPFLPHSAEGEGPTVLGPLRCLRVVFGSGLDNATDIFFRIDTQGIVDP, from the coding sequence ATGGCTGATAGCGGAGCGGCGGGAGCCGTCCATACTGCCCCGAGCAGTTTGACGCTGGCGGGTGAAGAACGCGTTTTACCGGCATCATCTGACGGTCGCTTCGAAACGCAGGGAGAGTCTGCTGCGTTTTTCGAAGCGGCACAGTCGATAATCAGACTCGCCGCCACAGGTTCCGCCGCGCCAGCAGATATTTCGCTCCCGTGGCCGCCACCCGCGTACGCGTGCCCACTGCGAACGGCCACGGAAATTCTTGCCTCCGGGGTGTCCAGACACCTTGAGAGTTGCCCGCTGCCGGTTGGCTGCCGTGCCGTGGATCACCACTTGAATGGCGGAGTTCCTCGGGGGATGCTTGTGGAGATTTCTGGGAAGGCTGGCTGCGGAAAAACGCAGTTCGCCTTGTCGCTGGTGGCCGAGACCCTCCTTCGGAGCGGCCAACCTGAGGAAAGCCGATGTTCTGCACAGTCTGACGAAGCCCTGGCGCCGCGGTCCAAAGATGCGCCGTTTAATGCGTTTTCGGAGAATTCTGCGACAGACCCGACGGAACTTCAGACAGAGGCCGACAAGCCCACTGCCGCGTTTTACATCCACACAGAGGGTGGGTTTCCCGTTCAGCGGCTCCACGAAATTATGAGTGCACGTCGAGTTCGGCACGAGTGCGGCTTCGATTCCACGGTTCCCGCCGCGAAGGCTCTGATGCAGCGGGTGTTCATGGAGGAAGTTTCCACGGAAGAGGAGCTCTGGGTGACGCTCACTCGGCGGCTGCCgcgtttgtttctgtcttACCGCGTGGCGCTGATTGTGATCGACTCGATCGCAGCCGTCTTCCGCCTTCCGGCTTCGAGAACAGATGGCGTGCAAGACCTCAAGGGTTCAGATGCGAAACACAAAGTGTCGGGCCTCGTGGACCGCGCGACCAAGCTCATGCGGATTGGAGCGATCCTCAGGCGATTCGCCGCCTCTCACGGGGCCTGCTGCCTTGTCCTCAACCAGGTGAGTGATGTGactgacgaggaagacaatTTGGATCTAAACGTCACGCATTCTTCTCATGCGACGGCGTACGAAAGGAGCGGAACCGACCCGGAGGTGCGTCCACGATGTGAAGCCACTTCTCCGCGGTGGGAGTGGCGAAGCGTCGCCACGGGAATCGACGGCGAACTCGTCTGGTCGAGCCGACAAATGGCCCCCAGGCGGCTGCTCTTTGGTGGGGAAGACCCAAGAGTCCGACCTgctctcgggtgtacgtgGAGCAACTGCGTCGACTGCAGAATGATGATTCACAGAATGGAGCAGAGATACATGCCCTTTCTCCCGCACAgtgcagagggagaaggaccGACCGTTCTTGGTCCGCTACGGTGTTTGCGAGTTGTCTTCGGCTCAGGTCTCGACAACGCAACTGACATTTTCTTCAGAATCGACACGCAGGGCATCGTCGATCCATAA
- a CDS encoding kelch repeat-containing protein (encoded by transcript TGME49_321420) has product MAPEKESKKDESKPKNDEKDKKGAQDSKTQKKEEKDVKKDVGALSPACFCLTEVLQNAKDFKSFECHSVAFVGREIFCYGAKYDACDSEDPHESVMVYDYQENLFSLVKASRREGSSESAARESRLAASFVRRRPSKGSADPQKGVITLFGGENSSGEKTDRVWNFDPVTSSWKEVLTGGPAPNARSSHAACSSTDFKKMYVHGGIDCQGTLKDDAYVFNEDDVWAELPLADPAADVPARCYHTLVAGCPARSSRECLLLFGGDSTGSGGASNELWIYYRDKKVWKQVTDASGSPPRARMKHSCAFANNRMWICGGEVCEWFGKTSFKDLYGYDLSLNYWFLCDVFLARPGGESLNVLFGPIAISSTTRSVIIFGNDSDAKGRHESVIYRATPVCTFAYLGQAQTENRTARKSLEGIASTAREIEKTLLKVRNSVSGSETKLADIEQQVVKVGERLAEQKKATKAIIFQGEDRDEMMKRMADTEKTADAVNGFEARLEAIEARLKDVQLKLKKKAGKRDVQRVERAMGKQDLKNASAARKARSPGSSDDSSDSS; this is encoded by the coding sequence ATGGCACCCGAGAAAGAGTCAAAAAAGGACGAGAGCAAGCCCAAGAATGACGAGAAAGATAAGAAGGGCGCGCAAGACTCCAAGacccagaagaaggaggagaaagatgTGAAGAAAGACGTCGGCGCGTTATCCCCAGCGTGTTTCTGCTTGACTGAAGTCCTCCAGAATGCCAAGGACTTCAAGTCTTTCGAGTGTCACTCCGTGGCTTTCGTCGGCCGGGAGATCTTCTGTTACGGCGCAAAGTACGACGCCTGCGACAGTGAAGATCCCCACGAGTCTGTGATGGTTTACGACTACCAAGAGaatctgttttctctcgtgaAGGCGTCCAGGCGCGAAGGGAGCTCCGAGTCCGCTGCCCGCGAGAGCCGTCTCGCGGCAAGTTTCGTTCGTCGGAGGCCCTCGAAGGGGAGTGCAGACCCTCAGAAAGGAGTCATCACGCTTTTCGGCGGAGAGAACAGctcaggagagaagaccgaTCGTGTCTGGAATTTCGACCCCGTCACCAGCTCGTGGAAAGAAGTCCTCACGGGAGGTCCTGCTCCAAACGCGAGGTCTAGCCATGCCGCTTGTTCGAGCACGGACTTCAAGAAGATGTACGTTCACGGCGGAATCGACTGCCAAGGCACGTTGAAGGACGACGCGTACGTATTCAACGAGGACGACGTTTGGGCGGAACTCCCTCTCGCAGATCCTGCCGCGGACGTCCCTGCTCGCTGTTACCACACACTGGTCGCCGGCTGTCCAGCGCGTTCTTCACGCgagtgtcttctcctttttggCGGCGACAGCACGGGTTCCGGAGGCGCTTCCAACGAACTGTGGATCTACTACAGAGACAAAAAGGTTTGGAAGCAAGTCACGGACGCCAGCGGCTCGCCGCCGCGAGCGCGGATGAAGCACTCGTGCGCTTTCGCCAACAACCGCATGTGGATCTGCGGCGGCGAGGTCTGCGAGTGGTTCGGCAAAACGTCCTTCAAAGATCTGTACGGGTACGACCTTTCCCTGAACTACTGGTTTCTCTGTGacgtcttcctcgccaggCCGGGGGGAGAGTCGCTGAACGTTTTGTTCGGGCCGATCGCCATCTCGTCGACGACGCGTTCGGTGATCATCTTTGGCAACGACTCGGACGCCAAGGGAAGACACGAGTCGGTCATCTACCGGGCAACGCCGGTCTGCACCTTTGCGTATCTGGGTCAGGCGCAGACCGAGAACAGAACCGCGCGCAAGAGTCTCGAGGGAATTGCGTCCACTGCTCGAGAAATCGAGAAGACGTTACTCAAGGTGCGCAACTCGGTGAGCGGCAGCGAAACGAAACTCGCAGACATCGAGCAGCAGGTGGTGAAGGTCGGCGAGCGCTTggcggagcagaagaaggcgacgaaggcaaTCATTTTTCAGGGAGAAGACCGAGATGAAATGATGAAGCGCATGGCCGACACGGAGAAAACCGCGGACGCAGTCAATGGCTTCGAAGCGCGCCTCGAAGCCATCGAGGCGCGCCTCAAGGATGTCCAGCTGAAACTCAAAAAGAAGGCTGGAAAGAGGGACGTCCAACGCGTCGAACGCGCCATGGGGAAGCAAGACCTCAAAAACGCGTCTGCGGCCCGGAAAGCCAGGTCACCAGGCTCTTCAGACGACAGCAGCGACAGTTCGTAG